A region from the Sorex araneus isolate mSorAra2 chromosome 6, mSorAra2.pri, whole genome shotgun sequence genome encodes:
- the LOC129405694 gene encoding secretoglobin family 1D member 2-like codes for MKLSLCALLVALALCCYQADAAMTCPALAGDMSSFVISSESVFKLYLAQFHAPDAAVEAKMLWKTCYNNAVDPAGRALIAKTLTNILAAC; via the exons ATGAAGCTGTCCCTGTGTGCCCTGCTGGTCGCTCTGGCCCTTTGCTGCTACCAGG CTGACGCAGCCATGACTTGCCCAGCCCTTGCGGGAGATATGAGTTCATTTGTCATCAGCTCGGAAAGTGTCTTTAAACTATACCTTGCTCAATTTCATGCCCCTGATGCTGCTGTGGAGGCCAAGATGCTTTGGAAGACCTGCTACAATAATGCCGTGGACCCTGCAGGGAGAGCTCTAATTGCAAAAACTttg ACGAACATTCTTGCGGCCTGCtag
- the LOC129406121 gene encoding mammaglobin-A-like, with amino-acid sequence MKLLTVLMLAALPLFCYAGTGCKLVKEVIDWTIDGTLSPEAYVEHLAPYVADDNGATAQALMTMKECFNNQTAETQANVAVMMETIYTSPQCKLFK; translated from the exons ATGAAGCTGCTGACAGTCCTCATGCTCGCGGCCCTCCCCCTTTTCTGCTACGCAG GTACTGGATGCAAACTCGTCAAGGAGGTGATTGACTGGACAATCGACGGTACCTTGAGCCCAGAAGCCTACGTAGAGCACCTTGCACCATACGTAGCAGACGACAATGGCGCCACTGCCCAGGCTCTAATGACCATGAAGGAATGTTTTAATAATCAGACAGCAGAAACCCAGGCCAACGTTGCTGTCATGATG gaaaCAATATATACCAGTCCTCAGTGTAAATTGTTCAAATGA